From Vibrio artabrorum, a single genomic window includes:
- the hscB gene encoding co-chaperone HscB produces MNHFELFGLPLQFQLDGSLLSSQFRDLQRQFHPDKFATASERDRLLAVQKAAQINDAYQVLKNPLSRAEYLLVQHGEDIRGEQQTLQDPMFLMEQMELREELEDIADSSDPEDALFAFEGKVSKMYKQQLTAIQQELDSEAWLEAADRVRKLKFIAKLKNEIELVEDRLIG; encoded by the coding sequence ATGAATCATTTCGAATTATTTGGGCTACCACTTCAGTTTCAACTGGATGGTAGCCTTCTTTCTTCTCAATTTAGAGATCTGCAACGCCAATTCCATCCTGATAAATTTGCTACGGCTTCTGAGCGCGACCGCTTATTGGCCGTACAAAAAGCGGCACAAATCAATGATGCGTATCAGGTATTGAAGAATCCACTCAGCCGAGCTGAATACCTGTTAGTGCAACATGGTGAGGATATTCGTGGTGAGCAGCAGACCCTGCAAGATCCTATGTTCCTAATGGAGCAAATGGAATTGCGTGAAGAGCTTGAAGACATCGCCGACAGTTCTGATCCTGAAGATGCTTTGTTTGCATTTGAAGGAAAGGTTAGCAAGATGTATAAACAACAATTAACTGCTATCCAACAAGAACTCGATAGTGAGGCTTGGTTAGAAGCTGCAGACCGAGTGAGAAAGCTTAAATTTATTGCAAAATTAAAGAATGAAATCGAATTAGTTGAAGATCGTCTGATCGGCTAG
- the trmJ gene encoding tRNA (cytosine(32)/uridine(32)-2'-O)-methyltransferase TrmJ, translating to MLDNVKVVLVGTSHSGNIGSAARAMKVMGLSQLVLVDPQCEVDEQTLALAAGAGDIAESATIVSTLDEAVKDCGLVVGSSARSRTLEWPMLEPRECGQKFAIEGQKHPVALVFGRERTGLTNDELQKCHFHVCIPANPEYSSLNLAMAVQTLSYEVRVAHLDMVASQYQPQQQDEYPRHEELEMFYEHLEKVIIDTQFISKDKPGQVMNKLRRLFSRARPELQEINTLRGILTSIEKRQKSQ from the coding sequence ATGTTAGACAATGTAAAAGTCGTTCTGGTCGGTACGTCTCATTCGGGAAATATCGGTTCAGCAGCTCGCGCAATGAAAGTGATGGGTTTAAGTCAATTAGTTCTTGTCGACCCTCAATGTGAAGTTGACGAGCAGACCTTAGCACTGGCAGCGGGTGCGGGTGACATCGCAGAAAGTGCAACCATCGTTTCAACGCTTGATGAAGCGGTGAAGGATTGTGGTTTAGTGGTTGGTTCAAGTGCTCGCTCAAGAACACTTGAATGGCCAATGCTTGAGCCTCGTGAGTGCGGACAAAAGTTTGCAATTGAAGGTCAAAAGCACCCAGTTGCATTAGTGTTCGGCCGTGAACGTACTGGCTTGACTAACGATGAACTTCAAAAGTGCCACTTCCATGTATGTATCCCAGCTAACCCTGAATACAGCTCGCTAAACCTAGCGATGGCAGTACAGACTCTGAGCTACGAAGTGCGTGTCGCTCACCTTGATATGGTGGCGAGCCAATATCAGCCACAGCAACAAGATGAGTACCCTCGTCACGAAGAACTAGAAATGTTCTACGAGCACCTTGAAAAAGTGATCATTGATACCCAATTTATCTCTAAGGATAAGCCGGGTCAGGTGATGAATAAACTACGCCGTTTATTCAGCCGTGCTCGCCCAGAGTTACAAGAGATCAATACGTTGCGCGGTATTTTGACGTCGATTGAGAAGCGTCAAAAAAGCCAATAA
- the iscR gene encoding Fe-S cluster assembly transcriptional regulator IscR — translation MKLTSKGRYAVTAMLDVALHSQKSPVPLADISERQGISLSYLEQLFSKLRKAGLVASVRGPGGGYRLGAEAHDIAVGTVIAAVDESVDATKCHGRADCQGGSRCLTHTLWRDLSSRISSFLNDITLGELMKDNEVLQISDRQDIDLAVNNGFAHRNTSTTTISAAPHGVNARS, via the coding sequence ATGAAACTTACATCTAAAGGAAGATATGCGGTAACAGCTATGCTAGATGTAGCACTGCATTCGCAAAAAAGCCCGGTTCCTCTGGCAGACATTTCAGAGCGACAAGGCATCTCGTTATCTTACTTAGAGCAACTCTTTTCTAAGTTGCGTAAAGCGGGCTTAGTGGCTAGTGTTCGCGGACCTGGTGGTGGTTATCGCTTAGGCGCTGAAGCGCACGATATTGCTGTCGGAACAGTGATTGCTGCAGTCGATGAATCTGTTGATGCAACTAAGTGTCACGGTCGAGCTGATTGCCAAGGTGGCAGTCGTTGTTTAACGCACACTCTGTGGCGTGATTTAAGCTCCCGTATTAGCAGTTTCTTAAACGACATTACGCTCGGTGAGCTAATGAAAGATAACGAAGTTTTACAAATTTCGGATCGTCAAGATATCGATCTTGCGGTCAATAATGGTTTTGCACATAGAAATACGAGCACTACAACGATTAGTGCAGCACCTCACGGTGTTAATGCCCGCTCTTAG
- the ndk gene encoding nucleoside-diphosphate kinase, translating into MALERTFSIVKPDAVKRNLIGEIYHRIEKAGLEIIAAKMVRLNEDQASGFYAEHEGKEFFPALKEFMTSGPIMVQVLEGENAIARYRELMGKTNPEEAACGTIRADYAISLRYNSVHGSDSPESAAREIEFFFPESEICPRPAQ; encoded by the coding sequence ATGGCTCTAGAAAGAACGTTCTCAATTGTTAAGCCGGATGCTGTTAAGCGTAACCTTATTGGTGAGATCTACCACCGCATTGAAAAAGCGGGCTTAGAAATTATTGCCGCAAAGATGGTTCGTCTTAATGAAGATCAAGCGAGCGGTTTCTATGCAGAACATGAAGGCAAAGAATTCTTTCCGGCTCTTAAAGAGTTTATGACTTCTGGTCCTATCATGGTTCAAGTACTTGAAGGCGAAAACGCAATTGCTCGTTATCGCGAACTCATGGGTAAAACAAACCCTGAAGAAGCGGCATGTGGCACAATTCGAGCTGATTATGCCATCAGTTTGCGTTATAACTCAGTACACGGCAGTGACAGCCCTGAATCTGCGGCTCGTGAAATCGAGTTCTTTTTTCCTGAGTCTGAAATTTGCCCGCGTCCAGCTCAATAA
- the iscU gene encoding Fe-S cluster assembly scaffold IscU produces the protein MAYSEKVIDHYENPRNVGSFDKEDPSVGSGMVGAPACGDVMKLQIKVSAEGIIEDAKFKTYGCGSAIASSSLVTEWVKGKSIDEAAAIKNSEIAEELELPPVKVHCSILAEDAIKAAVADYKKKH, from the coding sequence ATGGCATATAGCGAAAAAGTAATTGACCACTACGAAAACCCACGTAACGTAGGTTCGTTTGATAAAGAAGACCCAAGTGTAGGCAGTGGCATGGTTGGCGCTCCAGCTTGTGGTGACGTAATGAAACTGCAAATCAAAGTATCTGCAGAAGGGATTATTGAAGACGCAAAATTCAAAACTTACGGTTGCGGTAGTGCAATCGCTTCTAGCTCACTCGTCACCGAGTGGGTTAAAGGTAAAAGTATTGATGAAGCTGCGGCAATCAAAAACTCTGAAATCGCAGAAGAGCTTGAGTTGCCACCAGTGAAAGTTCACTGTTCAATTCTTGCTGAAGATGCAATCAAAGCGGCGGTTGCGGATTACAAGAAGAAGCACTAA
- the iscA gene encoding iron-sulfur cluster assembly protein IscA — protein MAITMTDTAASRVQAFLDNRGKGIGLRLAVKTTGCSGMAYVLEFVDELNEEDQVFEHSGVKVIIDSKSLVYLDGTELDYVKEGLNEGFEFNNPNAKGECGCGESFNV, from the coding sequence ATGGCCATCACCATGACAGATACGGCAGCGAGCCGAGTTCAAGCTTTCCTAGATAACCGTGGTAAAGGTATCGGGTTGCGCTTAGCGGTAAAAACGACTGGCTGTTCGGGTATGGCGTACGTACTAGAATTCGTTGACGAGCTTAACGAAGAAGACCAAGTGTTCGAGCATTCGGGGGTTAAGGTCATTATTGATTCAAAGAGCCTCGTTTACCTAGACGGTACTGAGCTTGATTACGTAAAAGAAGGCCTAAACGAAGGTTTTGAATTCAACAACCCTAACGCGAAAGGCGAATGCGGTTGTGGTGAGAGCTTCAATGTTTAA
- the pepB gene encoding aminopeptidase PepB, translated as MSTQMSVFLSQEAAQPQWGARAILSFSESGATIHIGEGHDLGAVQRAGRTLDGQGIAFVSLRGEGWDLESVWAFHQGYRGPKKKNVLEWDTLSEADQTELESRIRATDWTRDIINKTAEEVAPRQLAAMAAEYIKSVAPAGTVTAKIVKDKDLLTEGWEGIYAVGRGSERTSAMLQLDFNPTGDENAPVFACLVGKGITFDSGGYSIKPGQFMTAMKADMGGAATITGGLGLAIERGLNKRIKLILCCAENMISGRALKLGDIITYKNGKTVEIMNTDAEGRLVLADGLMYASAQNPELIIDCATLTGAAKNALGNDYHALLSFDDELSHQALTAANQEKEGLWPLPLADFHRGMLPSNFADLSNISSGDYTPGASTAAAFLSYFVDDYKKGWVHMDCAGTYRKSASDKWAAGATGMGVRTLARLLIDQAK; from the coding sequence ATGTCTACACAGATGTCAGTATTTTTAAGTCAAGAAGCTGCCCAGCCTCAGTGGGGAGCAAGAGCTATTTTGTCGTTTTCTGAATCAGGCGCGACAATTCACATTGGTGAAGGCCACGATTTAGGCGCAGTTCAACGTGCTGGTCGTACGCTTGATGGGCAAGGCATCGCATTCGTTTCACTTCGTGGTGAAGGTTGGGATTTAGAAAGCGTTTGGGCTTTCCACCAAGGCTATCGTGGACCAAAGAAAAAGAATGTACTGGAATGGGATACACTTTCAGAAGCCGATCAAACTGAGCTTGAATCTCGTATTCGCGCGACGGATTGGACGCGTGACATTATCAATAAAACCGCTGAAGAAGTTGCCCCTCGCCAACTCGCGGCAATGGCGGCTGAATACATCAAGTCAGTGGCACCTGCAGGTACCGTTACAGCGAAAATCGTTAAAGATAAAGATCTCCTCACCGAAGGTTGGGAAGGCATCTACGCGGTCGGTCGCGGCTCTGAACGCACATCTGCAATGCTGCAACTGGATTTCAACCCAACCGGCGACGAAAACGCTCCTGTATTTGCTTGTTTAGTCGGTAAAGGGATTACTTTCGATTCGGGTGGTTACAGCATCAAGCCTGGTCAATTTATGACAGCGATGAAAGCTGACATGGGCGGTGCAGCAACGATTACTGGTGGATTAGGTCTGGCGATTGAACGTGGCCTGAACAAGCGCATCAAGCTTATCTTATGTTGTGCAGAGAACATGATCTCTGGTCGTGCACTGAAGCTGGGTGACATCATTACCTACAAAAATGGTAAGACGGTTGAGATCATGAACACCGATGCGGAAGGTCGCTTGGTGCTTGCTGATGGCTTAATGTACGCAAGTGCACAAAACCCAGAGCTGATCATTGATTGTGCAACGCTAACAGGCGCGGCTAAAAATGCACTAGGTAACGACTACCATGCACTATTAAGCTTTGATGATGAGTTGTCTCACCAAGCGCTAACGGCGGCAAATCAAGAGAAAGAAGGCTTATGGCCACTGCCACTTGCTGATTTCCACCGTGGCATGTTGCCTTCAAACTTTGCTGATCTTTCCAACATCAGCAGTGGTGATTACACACCAGGCGCAAGTACGGCAGCAGCCTTCCTATCTTACTTTGTCGATGACTACAAAAAGGGCTGGGTCCATATGGATTGCGCGGGGACTTACCGTAAGTCTGCAAGTGATAAGTGGGCGGCTGGCGCAACGGGGATGGGGGTTCGTACATTAGCTCGCCTTCTTATTGACCAAGCAAAATAA
- the iscX gene encoding Fe-S cluster assembly protein IscX: protein MSLKWIDSRDIAIELCDLYPDTDPKAVRFTDLHQWVLDLEEFDDEPNHSNEKILEAIILCWMDEMD from the coding sequence ATGAGTTTGAAGTGGATTGATTCGCGAGATATTGCGATTGAGTTATGTGATTTATATCCAGATACGGATCCTAAAGCCGTACGTTTTACCGATCTACATCAATGGGTACTGGACCTTGAAGAATTTGACGACGAGCCGAACCACTCGAATGAAAAAATTTTAGAGGCTATTATTTTGTGCTGGATGGATGAGATGGATTAG
- the hscA gene encoding Fe-S protein assembly chaperone HscA — protein sequence MALLQIAEPGQSAAPHQHKLAVGIDLGTTNSLVASVRSGKASTLKDPQGRSILPSVVHYQSESYTTGDEARANAQTDPKNTIISIKRLIGRSLSDIQQRYPSLPYQFEESDNGLPVIRTEQGNKNPIQVSADILRALGQRAESTLSGELSGAVITVPAYFDDAQRAGTKDAAQLAGLHVLRLLNEPTAAAIAYGLDSGNEGVIAVYDLGGGTFDISILRLSKGVFEVLATGGDSALGGDDFDHLIAEHFQEKMGLSALTAEQNRILLDAATEAKVGLSEAESVDVDVLGWSGSLTREEFEEIIKPLVKKTLLSCRRALKDAQVDADEVLEVVMVGGSTRTLLVREMVGDFFGRTPLTSINPDEVVAIGASIQADILVGNKPDSEMLLLDVIPLSLGIETMGGLVEKIIPRNTTIPVARAQEFTTFKDGQTAMTVHTVQGEREMVDDCRSLARFALKGIPPMTAGAAHIRVTYQVDADGLLSVTAMEKSTGVQAEIQVKPSYGLSDNEVANMLKDSMTFAKEDMQARALAEQRVEADRVIEGLIAAMQADGDELLDEQGKQQLVQAIEALIEVRNGDNADAIELEIKNTDKASQDFASRRMDKSIRAALSGQSVDNI from the coding sequence ATGGCACTACTTCAGATTGCAGAACCAGGGCAAAGCGCCGCTCCTCACCAGCATAAGCTTGCTGTGGGTATTGATTTAGGGACAACAAACTCGCTGGTTGCGTCAGTGCGCAGTGGCAAGGCGAGTACACTCAAAGATCCACAAGGTCGAAGTATTTTACCTTCCGTTGTTCATTACCAGTCTGAATCTTATACGACTGGCGATGAAGCGCGTGCAAATGCGCAGACAGATCCTAAAAATACCATTATCTCAATAAAGCGATTAATTGGTCGCTCACTGTCGGATATTCAACAGCGATACCCGTCTCTGCCTTATCAGTTCGAAGAGAGTGATAATGGTTTGCCAGTGATTCGTACAGAGCAAGGCAATAAAAATCCAATCCAGGTTTCTGCCGATATTCTGCGAGCGCTCGGGCAACGTGCTGAGTCTACCTTAAGTGGCGAGTTATCTGGGGCTGTGATTACGGTTCCTGCGTATTTTGATGATGCACAACGTGCGGGCACCAAAGACGCGGCGCAACTGGCTGGACTTCACGTGTTACGTCTTCTCAATGAACCCACTGCCGCTGCGATTGCTTACGGTTTGGATTCTGGTAACGAAGGCGTCATCGCTGTTTATGACTTAGGTGGTGGTACGTTTGATATCTCTATCTTGCGTTTATCGAAAGGTGTCTTTGAGGTGCTGGCTACGGGCGGAGATTCTGCATTAGGCGGCGACGACTTTGACCATTTAATTGCGGAACATTTCCAAGAGAAAATGGGCTTATCAGCGCTAACGGCGGAACAGAACCGTATTCTTCTCGATGCAGCAACAGAAGCGAAAGTTGGCTTATCTGAAGCTGAAAGTGTTGATGTTGACGTGTTAGGTTGGTCTGGTTCATTAACTCGTGAAGAGTTTGAAGAGATCATCAAACCGCTGGTTAAGAAAACACTGCTTTCTTGCCGTCGTGCACTTAAAGATGCGCAAGTTGATGCGGATGAAGTACTAGAAGTCGTGATGGTCGGCGGTTCAACTCGCACATTACTTGTACGTGAAATGGTCGGTGACTTCTTTGGTCGTACGCCACTAACCAGTATTAACCCTGATGAAGTGGTTGCGATTGGTGCATCGATTCAAGCGGATATCTTAGTCGGTAATAAGCCTGACTCTGAAATGCTACTACTGGACGTTATCCCGCTGTCTCTTGGCATTGAAACCATGGGGGGATTGGTTGAAAAGATCATCCCACGTAACACGACAATCCCTGTTGCTCGCGCACAAGAGTTTACCACGTTTAAAGACGGCCAAACGGCAATGACAGTACACACGGTACAAGGTGAGCGTGAAATGGTTGACGACTGTCGTTCACTGGCTCGTTTTGCCCTTAAAGGCATTCCACCAATGACGGCCGGTGCTGCACATATTCGTGTGACTTACCAAGTGGATGCTGACGGTCTGCTATCGGTTACCGCGATGGAGAAGAGCACCGGCGTGCAAGCTGAAATTCAAGTTAAGCCTTCTTACGGCCTAAGCGACAACGAAGTCGCTAATATGCTGAAAGATTCGATGACGTTTGCAAAAGAAGACATGCAAGCACGTGCTCTTGCTGAGCAGCGTGTAGAAGCGGATCGCGTGATCGAAGGCCTGATTGCTGCCATGCAAGCCGATGGCGATGAACTGCTTGATGAGCAAGGCAAGCAACAACTGGTTCAAGCGATTGAAGCTCTGATTGAAGTGCGTAATGGCGACAATGCTGATGCCATTGAACTCGAAATTAAGAACACCGACAAAGCAAGCCAAGACTTTGCTTCTCGTCGTATGGATAAATCAATTCGTGCTGCGCTGTCAGGTCAGTCAGTCGATAATATTTAA
- the fdx gene encoding ISC system 2Fe-2S type ferredoxin, producing the protein MPKIIVLPHEDLCPEGAVLEAKTGETVLDVALKAGIGIEHACEKSCACTTCHVVIREGFDSLEESDDLEDDMLDKAWGLEMESRLGCQAKVADTDLVVEIPKYTLNLASEDH; encoded by the coding sequence ATGCCAAAGATTATTGTTTTACCTCACGAAGATCTATGTCCAGAAGGCGCTGTTTTAGAAGCAAAAACTGGTGAGACGGTTCTTGATGTTGCACTGAAGGCCGGTATTGGTATTGAACACGCATGTGAAAAATCGTGTGCATGTACAACATGTCACGTTGTGATTCGTGAAGGTTTTGATTCTTTAGAAGAGAGTGACGATCTAGAAGACGACATGCTAGATAAAGCATGGGGCTTAGAGATGGAATCTCGCCTTGGTTGCCAAGCTAAAGTCGCTGATACCGATCTTGTTGTTGAGATTCCAAAGTACACGTTGAATCTCGCGTCTGAAGATCATTAA
- a CDS encoding IscS subfamily cysteine desulfurase, translated as MKLPIYFDYSATCPVDPRVAEKMVQCMTMDGNFGNPASRSHRYGWQAEESVDNAREQIADLLNADPREIVFTSGATESDNLAIKGAAHFYEKKGKHVITCKTEHKAVLDPCRQLEREGFEVTYLEPEANGIIDLDKLQAAMREDTVLVSIMHVNNEIGVIQDIAAIGELCRPRKIIFHVDAAQSAGKIPLDVKEMKVDLISLSAHKAYGPKGIGALYVRRKPRIRLEAQMHGGGHERGFRSGTLATHQIVGMGEAFTIAKQDMQKDYDHALALRERLLKGVQDLEAVTVNGDLDQRVPHNLNVSFAFVEGESLLMSLKDLAVSSGSACTSASLEPSYVLRALGLNDELAHSSVRFSFGRFTTEEEIDYAIAQIRVAVNKLRDMSPLWDMYKEGIDLNTVEWAHH; from the coding sequence ATGAAACTGCCTATTTACTTTGACTATTCAGCTACATGTCCAGTCGATCCACGTGTTGCTGAAAAAATGGTTCAGTGTATGACGATGGACGGTAACTTCGGTAACCCTGCATCTCGTTCACACCGTTACGGCTGGCAGGCAGAAGAATCAGTAGATAATGCTCGTGAGCAAATTGCCGATCTACTAAATGCAGACCCACGTGAGATTGTTTTCACGTCAGGTGCTACAGAATCAGACAACCTTGCGATTAAAGGTGCCGCGCACTTTTACGAGAAGAAAGGTAAACACGTAATCACGTGTAAAACCGAACACAAAGCGGTTCTTGATCCCTGTCGCCAACTAGAGCGTGAAGGTTTTGAGGTGACTTACCTAGAGCCTGAAGCCAATGGCATCATCGATCTAGACAAGCTACAGGCAGCAATGCGTGAAGATACGGTTCTTGTTTCTATCATGCACGTAAACAACGAGATTGGTGTCATTCAAGATATTGCTGCAATCGGCGAACTGTGTCGTCCACGCAAGATCATTTTCCACGTTGATGCGGCGCAATCTGCGGGTAAAATCCCTCTAGATGTAAAAGAGATGAAAGTTGATCTTATCTCTCTTTCTGCGCACAAAGCATACGGCCCTAAAGGCATTGGTGCTTTGTACGTTCGTCGTAAGCCGCGTATTCGTCTTGAAGCGCAAATGCACGGTGGTGGCCATGAGCGTGGTTTCCGTTCTGGCACGCTTGCGACTCACCAAATCGTGGGCATGGGTGAAGCGTTTACTATCGCCAAACAAGACATGCAGAAAGATTACGACCACGCACTCGCACTTCGCGAACGCCTATTGAAAGGTGTTCAAGATCTAGAAGCAGTAACAGTAAACGGTGACTTAGACCAACGAGTACCACATAACCTTAACGTGAGCTTTGCTTTTGTTGAAGGTGAGTCTCTGCTTATGTCTTTGAAAGATCTAGCGGTATCATCGGGTTCTGCATGTACATCTGCAAGCCTAGAGCCTTCATACGTTCTACGCGCTCTTGGTTTGAACGATGAACTGGCACACAGCTCAGTACGTTTCTCATTCGGCCGTTTCACAACGGAAGAAGAAATCGACTACGCGATTGCACAAATTCGTGTAGCGGTAAATAAATTACGCGACATGTCTCCTCTATGGGATATGTATAAAGAAGGGATTGATTTGAACACGGTTGAGTGGGCTCATCACTAA